A window of Fundulus heteroclitus isolate FHET01 chromosome 15, MU-UCD_Fhet_4.1, whole genome shotgun sequence contains these coding sequences:
- the LOC105930513 gene encoding leukotriene B4 receptor 1-like: MDQLNFTAVPPNFSSPGQVSPPSWNLRDLIPAVVLSFCFILGVPGNIAVILLKPKWQNMSSLSRSLMLNLAISDLLCLLTLPPWIYTLLHSWTFSVETCKLLATLVYCSVYCSMLTVTAVSVQRYVVVVHRKVCNQVHKRMLLVLLWVVSVILSIPSLVFRQLKTDQKLTRCQPEYSSDTEKAVVLLSETLVGFPCLSLVAFAYIRLHKKVSQGAFFNNRQTTRLVTSIIVCFFVLWVPYYTINVLGIAAICLRNDLLLNVCKIMWNITGSLSFLNSCINPLLYAFTSEKVCIVCQKKEPLEQDSRNLRTPDFSTTSVL; this comes from the coding sequence ATGGATCAACTTAATTTCACTGCGGTTCCTCCTAACTTCTCTTCTCCAGGACAAGTTTCTCCTCCATCATGGAACCTGAGAGATCTCATCCCCGCAGTGGTGTTGTCCTTCTGCTTTATTCTGGGAGTTCCTGGAAACATTGCTGTGATTCTTCTCAAGCCTAAGTGGCAGAACATGTCCAGCCTGAGCCGGAGTTTGATGCTGAATCTGGCCATTTCTGACCTCCTCTGCCTGCTGACCCTTCCACCTTGGATTTACACTTTACTCCACAGTTGGACCTTCAGCGTGGAGACCTGTAAGCTTTTAGCAACCCTTGTGTACTGCAGTGTTTATTGCAGCATGCTGACTGTGACTGCAGTGAGTGTCCAGCGCTATGTTGTGGTGGTCCACCGTAAGGTCTGCAATCAGGTACACAAAAGaatgctgctggttctgctctggGTGGTTTCTGTCATCCTGTCTATCCCAAGTTTGGTGTTTCGACAGCTGAAAACAGATCAGAAACTGACACGTTGTCAACCAGAATATTCTTCTGATACAGAAAAAGCAGTGGTGCTTCTGTCAGAGACCTTGGTGGGATTTCCCTGCCTATCTCTGGTTGCGTTTGCATACATTAGGCTCCACAAAAAGGTCAGTCAGGGAGCGTTTTTTAACAATCGACAAACAACTCGACTGGTAACCAGTATCATCGTctgcttttttgttctttgggTTCCATATTATACAATTAATGTGCTGGGCATTGCAGCTATTTGTCTCAGAAATGACTTActgttaaatgtttgtaaaatcaTGTGGAACATTACTGGATCTCtatcatttttaaatagctGCATCAATCCACTCCTCTATGCCTTTACCtctgaaaaagtttgcattgtTTGCCAGAAAAAGGAGCCACTGGAGCAGGATTCCAGAAATCTCCGAACCCCAGATTTCAGTACAACCTCTGTGCTTTAA